The DNA segment ccacgttgccgcaaatggcattatttcaatctttttatggctgaataatatttcatcacACACCCATCCACcatatcttctgtatccatttatctattgatggacacttagatttcttccatgtcttggctattgtagacgGGACTGCTgcgaacattggggtgcatgtatcttttcaaaatagagtttttgtcttttccagttaTATGCCCAGagatgggattgctggattatatggcaactttattttagttttttaaggaacctttatactgttctctatagtggctttaccagtttacattctcaccaacagtgtaggaggattccttttctccacactctctctagcatttattatttgtaaaattttttttgagagggaaataaagtttattaaagtgggggtcttgtgggtcatttgctgattggatgaggcgtGTATACTGGGTGGGGGAGAGTagggcaaataccttctccctctggggtaggaggggagacaggttacaCTGTTCCATTATAGTTACaatgtgggggagggaaggatgataagGGTCGGTTTTccgttcctgcattccaagacgcTCCTCGGTTTTATCTGCTCTCCCGTCCTTGGCTCACCACATTCCTCCCTCTTTATTTTTAGGGCCAATTCTTTGCCCCCTTTTGATACCCTGCTCATATCTAACTATCTACCTGTTTCCCTTCTCAGGCACTTGGGAACCCAATCTCAAagatttgtagacttttgatgatggccattctgactggttccACCttattgaagttttgatttgcatttgtctattaataagtgatgttgagcatcttttcatgtgcttgttagctatctggatgtcttctttggagaaatgtgtactTAGGTCTTCTGACAATTTATTGATTGGGTGgtctgtttttttgatattgagctgtatgaggtatttgtatattttggaatttcAACTCTTAGAATTCAGTTGGGTAGATGCTGAATGTATATGTGTCTGAGGAAGTTCACTGGTTGTTGCAGAAAGCATAAAAGTGTCAAATTAACAATGAATGAACTGCATGAACTGTAATGAAAATTGTGTAAAATATGTCCTCCCTAACCTATTCTGTCCTTGTAACATCTTCAAAGGAAATTAGTCATAATTACCCTAGAGTGTACAAAATACCACGTAACACTACGTGAGAAAAGGTACAGTTAGATGTTTTCTTACGAACCTTGTGTTTGCTTTGAAATGCAACatctttgaataaatatttttaatgacaaaaatcaacaatgaaaaaaaaaatcaacagtgaaGTATGGGGAGCAcgatcaagatggcagagcagGAGAATGCAAAACTTTACCTCCCTCCATGAGTCGATCAAAAATACATGTACATGCAGAACAATGCTCACTGAAAACTGCTAACAGCTGGAGACTGACAGAAAGCCTGCTGCGGAACCAAGGCTGTCAGACAGAGCCACGTGGTGTTTCGTTGGGAGGGATCTGTGCCTCTGGAAGGGGGCTCAGTGAAGAAGGGAGATTACAAGGGCAGAGGACCTCTCTGGGGGGCTAGGAGTTCAAGCTACATGAGTGTCGCTGCCCTGGGGTCTGACACATGAAGATGGGAACCCCGGGGGGTAAGAGGACTGGTGAGACTGAAAGGAGGGGTGTGGGAAGGCTGGGCTTCACTTATGAGGAGTGAGCacgtgcgtgcgtgcacacaaAACGGGGTGTAGAGGGCAGACTGAAACTGCCTGGGTGGCTGGCCTGTTTTACCTGGTCACCCTGGAATGCACCCTAACGGAGTGTAGCAACGGCTCTGGCCCCACCTGCTTCACGACGCAGCGCCACCGCAGGTTATGAATGCTTGTGCTGTTGGGGGAGAGAGGATACTTGAAAGGAATGGAAGCAGTTCAGACCCAAtagttttaaacaaatttaatatCTGATATTCTGGAGTTCAcctgtgtgagtgctcagttgctaagtggtgtctgactctttgcaaccccctggactgtagcccaccaaattcctctgtccatggaattctccaggcaagaatactggagtgggttgccatttccttccccaagggatcttcctgacccagggatccaaccgtgtcttctgtgttgcaggcacCTAGGATGCCCTATAGAGTTCACATTCACTGTTAACAATGTACAAAAACTAGAAATTAGCAAGAGCTTTATAAAGAATACTTTGCTTGGCAACTTAAAACCTTCCTGCACAACTTCAAGgctcctaggtggtgcagtggtaaaaaatccccctgcccatgcaggagatgccagagacgtgggttccatccctgagtcagaaagatcccctggagtaggaactggcaatccacaccagtattcttacctgagaaatcctatggatagaggaacttggcaggctatatggggttgcaaagagctgggcgcgactgagcacgcatgtacCATACAACTACAAAGATCTACTTGAAATTGCTGCTATAGAAAATTGAACATTTAATCTTCAAGAATTTAAGCTCCTGGAATTTCTCATTGCTCCTTCCCTTTCATCATTGCTTTGGAtatattctttgtcttttttaaaaaaaactcatatgATTTCTACATTGAAAATCACCCAAAGCTTAAATGTGTCATTTCACCTTCTGATATCAAAAGCTGATGCACTAGAAAGACAATTTTCAGTCATTGGCAGAAAGTAGCATTAAGAGCGGAATCAGGCAAACTTGtacaattaaagtttttttttgttaaaaaaaaaaaagcaattcacAACTGGGGTAAAATATTCTCAGTCCTGTCATGACAAGTATGTAGAATATATAATCTTTGGGGTAAAAAAGCAAACCCAAATGAATAAAAGCCCTGACAATTAAAAACGAGCAAGACTTTTTAACAGGCACTTCACAGAAAAGGATTTCTATTTGTCACAAGTATATAAAAGAAGTGTTCATCATAagtagtcattaggaaaatgtaaatcaagaTGAAATACTACTAGAATGtctccagtttttaaaagttgaactatatttgatattatacaaatttcaatgccattcccccaaatcgtcCCCCactatccctctcccacagagtccaaaagactgttctgtacatctgtgtctcttttgctgtctcacatacaggattatcacaccatctttctaaattccatatatatgcattagtatactgtattggtgtttttctttctggcttacttcactgtgtatggcaaaaccaatacaatactgtaaagtaattaacctccaattaaaataaataaatttatatttaaaaataaatttaaaaaaataataaaaataaaagttgaactatatttgatattatatatgtttaatgTGGTCAAGTGTTGATATGTACATGTATGAATGCAATATGATTGCCATGGTAGCATTAAATAAGATCTTGATCATGTCGTgtaatcatttcttttcttttggtcaGAATAAATGAGATATAATCTCTTAGCACGTTTGATATTTATAatgcaatatttctttttataatcaaTATGTTAGATTTCCAGGACTTATTTATCTACTAGTTGCAAGTTTGTGCCCTTAAACAAAATCTCTCCTAcattccctcccctacccctcAGCAACCACTATTTAACTCTAATTTTTATGAGTTcaccttttttagattctacatataagtaatatcatacagtatttgtctttctctgacttggcATGATGTCACGAAGGTCGTCCATCAATGTTGGCACAAATGGGATTTCCATTCCCTCataattgaataatattccattgtatatgcatgtatatacatatatttcacatcttctttaccaGTTCATCCCTAGCAGAAACTTAGGTTGAATCTATGTGatggctattttgaataatagtGCAATAAACATAGGAGTGCCAATATCTCTCCCGTATTCGGTTTTCATTTACTTTGGGTATATAATCAGAGGTCGGTTGCTCTATCGtatgttagttctatttttagttttttgaggaacctccatattgttttccatagtggctgaatgAATTTACAGAAGTGCACCAATtaaatgacttagagactaagtgTTGGTGAGAAAGTGGAGCACCTTAAATTCTCATGCATTGCTGCTGAGAGCTTAAATCCAGTTTTGGAAACTGTTTTACAGGTGTTAAGACCTGTCCTATAATTAATTCAATACTTTTACTCCAAGTTATATATTCAGGAGAAATGAATGCTATGTCTTCAAAAAGACTTTTacaagaatattcatagcagctttattcatggtAGCCCTGAACCAGAAAGGATGCAAATGCCCTTCCGTGGAGGAATGGAAAGCTCTGGCGTATACCTGTACAATGGACTACtacaaaacaatataaaagagTAAATCATCCACCTAAACAGCAGGGGTAATTCCTACAGACATGTTGAGGGAAAAAGGCAGACAGAGGAATACATGCTATTTTGGATTTCTATGATTTTCAATAAACTGGCAAAAGTAAATTTTCATGATGAAATCAGTGTATTTCTTTGGTGTGGGTTATTGATTGGAAAAGGGAAAAAGCGAACTTATGAAATGAGATGGAAAAATGTCATTGCTTGATTTCAATAGAGGTTACATGACTGTTACATACACAAATTATTGATCTGTACAAttaaattttgtgtattttatcaaatgcaagtaataattcaataaataaaatatcaggttaaaaagaaaaaggcaaagtaattcaaatgtaaaaaagagtttctgttgtttaagcctttTTTAATACATgtaatttgtgatttttaaactttataactCTATTTGATAAATTTTCcaattccctgggtcaggaagatcccctggagaagaaaatgacaacccactccagtattctcatccatgagaaatcccatggacagaggggcctggcagactacggtctctgggtcacaaaagagtcgacacaacttagtgactaaacaacagcagggCGGTTGTGCAAAACCTGCCTTTGAGACATGCACGGAGGACTGTGCAGCCTGCTGGGAATGACAGTGGTGTGTTACCATATGCAGCGAAAGGGCAGTTATGATACATGTAGCCTGGAACTTCCCATTGCCAAATATGAAGCAATTAAATGCCCCCTGGGACTCTGTTGTGATTTTAGTTcctattccatttaaaaaaaaaaaaaaaaccctcttctaATGAATTTGAAAGCTCCAAAGATGTGTCCATTGGGCCCAATGCATCCTCACTGGTGATGGTAAATAAGCCTGTGATAATTATACCATAAGGGCATTTGAATGTGTTCTTGCTTATGACTGCTGTGATCCTTCCCTATATGAGTTGGGGTGACTGGTTGATGGAAAAGTGACTGATAACAGGGTCATTAAATAAGGAAACTGACCTTTGTTGTCTCTTCTTTTTGACTCTCTTCTGGGATGGATGCACAACCAACCACATTTGTTGTTCAGGATGCACTGTAGAATGGAAATAATCATGTCCAGGTATTCCAAACAGAAATGCAGAAAGTGCTAGCACATGACTGGGGCAACTTGTGTTGTCTTCATGGTCCAGAATTTATCAGTCAGATTGCcatggaaaaactgccccttAATCCTCCAGAGTTTGaagcttttctatttttaaattgaaccTTAACAATTTCATACTAATTTAGGACGTAAGGcatccattaattttttttattaggtCAATGAAAAGTATATCTCAACCAAGTGTTTTTCCCACTTTCCGTTAACCTAGGAGAAAGATCCTGGTTTGTTTTAAGAAGAGAGAGAAGCACATTGTGAAAGAAACACTGTTTTCCATGAGCTGCTTCATGGTGAGTACTTGACCACGGGACTAACTTGCAATCTAAAAGGTCAGATGTTTTAACCAGAGCCTTATGTTTAAGCTTCTAATGTGGACCATACATAGGTAAAGTAATAGTTTGGCcaaaaggaattaaataaaatacaatcaaATTATGATTTCTTATTTACTAGAGCACTGATTTGCAGGAGATGCCCAGATGCCCAGATTGTTTCAATATACTTGGCTTACTCGGCTTCTAGTTGGgcactgtcatttttttttttttaataaaaatagaatgttaCTCTAGTGATTGCAATGGAAATACAGGTTTAATTCTGCCACATGAAATACTTCCAATGTAAACAATTATTCCCAGAAAAAGGAACGTTGAAGAGTAATCTATGAAATAGTTGAGTGGCAGAATGAAGAACTGCCATTCTGCTAGGCTGGCACAGTGTGAGGGGATTTGATCCACCCATTGAATGTGTATTCATTGGATTTGAACAACCAAGTCATGAGACCGTTTCTCCCCACCTCCAGTTTTAGGTATGGTTTCTCTTAaacccacaagctgtgtggttaTGATACTATAACGTACTAGCTTTACTGTTCACACTGGTAGTGCTGGTGTGTGTATGCGTACAATGTTGCtttagccatgtccgactctttgtgaccctatgggctgtagcccaacTGCCCCCCCTCCCACCGCCAcccgcccccacctcctctgtccatgggattctccagccaagaatactggagtagattgttgtgcccttctccagggaatcttcttgacccaggaatcgaacctgtatctcttatgtcttctgcattggcagatgggttctttaccactagcacacaCAGGTCTTGAAGAAAGAACTCAGGCTGAACAGACTTCAGGAAAATACCTGATTTGGAACCTGGTAGTAAGAAAACAGCTCTCTCACACCTTCTGTTACTGAAGAGTTAAAGTCAGGAGGCTTCCTACATTGCATGGCATCCCTGAAACATAGAAATTaccactgtgaccccatgaaaaatattttctgcagGATGACAGCCTCCACTCTTAACTGCTGTGTATGCGTCTGCAAGAGGTTTCATTTTGCATTGTTTACCTTGTGTACTATGATTCACAgatattattttccaaaaaagtTAAGTgacacattaaaaattattataaaatataaaaacaaatcttttttaCCATTCAAAAATAACTTATAAATAATATAGTAATgttataatagtaaaatatttgtcatttattgtaaagtagtttcaaaatataaaatgatccCTCCTTCACAAATATACCTGAaagcagtgtttttattttattttagtttttttaaagttgctatcatttaaattctttattcttCAGTGATAGTATTTTCTGCTTCACAGATTAGGCAGAGAATGATGACagtcagagacacagagagaactgTGGGGGTGAAAAATGAGTCCACCGTCCAGGAGTTCGTTCTGGAGGCGTTTCCTGCTGCCCAGCACTTGGGGGGCCTCCTCTTCCTGGTGCACCTGCTCACATACCTGGCCTCTATCATGGGAAACACAGTCATAATCCTCATCACCTGGGCTGACCACCGCCTCCAGACGCCAATGTATGTTTTGCTGAGCACTTTCTCCTTCTGCGAATGCTGTTTCATCACCACAGTCATTCCTAAACTGCTGTCCATCTTCCTTTCAGGAAGGCAAACAATTCCCTTTCCTGCTTGCCTCACACAAgccttcttctttttatttattggtgCAGGAACTTTCTTTCTCATGGCAGTGATGTCATTAGATCGATAcctggccatctgcaagcctctGCACTATGCATCCATCATGAACCTGAGGGTTAGTTTCCTTCTGATTTTCTTGTGCTATTTCTTGTCCTTCATCTTCTTCACTGGTCTGATGCTCAGAGTTTCCCAGTTATCATTCTGTGGCCCCAATATCATCTCTCATTTCTTCTGTGACCTTGGCTCCTTAATTCATCTCTCCTGCTCTGACACCAGCTCTGTTGAAACgtatttcttctttgttactTCGTTTATCATTCTACTATCCCTCATTGTAACCATCACTGCCTACAGCAACATAGTCGTCACAATCCTGCGACTCCCATCAGCCAAGGAGCGACAGAAAGCTTTCTCCACCTGCTCCTCTCACCTCATTGTCCTCTCCCTGATGTACGGCAGCTGTGTGTTTATTTATGTGGACCCAAAGCAGGTGGACAGGCTGGACTCCAACAAGGAGGCCACCCTTGTGAACACGGTGGTGACCCCAGTGCTGAACCCGGTCATCTACACCCTGAGGAACAAGCAGGTCCACCAGGCTCTGAGGGACACACTGTCTAGGGTGAGGTGGCAGAAGTAGAGTTCGGAGGCTAAGTGGATCCTCTTGATCCTCCAGTTCAGTTTCCACCATTGGCAAAGTCTGTTCTCGAGAAGTTCTCCATATGGCAATCTATCTTGTGCTACTTTTAAGCTGGATGGGTACTGTCTTTATTCTGCAGTTCAATCTTGTGcctatgctcagttgctcagtcatgttgtttgtgaccccacgtact comes from the Bos javanicus breed banteng chromosome 28, ARS-OSU_banteng_1.0, whole genome shotgun sequence genome and includes:
- the LOC133240632 gene encoding olfactory receptor 6C2-like, with product MTVRDTERTVGVKNESTVQEFVLEAFPAAQHLGGLLFLVHLLTYLASIMGNTVIILITWADHRLQTPMYVLLSTFSFCECCFITTVIPKLLSIFLSGRQTIPFPACLTQAFFFLFIGAGTFFLMAVMSLDRYLAICKPLHYASIMNLRVSFLLIFLCYFLSFIFFTGLMLRVSQLSFCGPNIISHFFCDLGSLIHLSCSDTSSVETYFFFVTSFIILLSLIVTITAYSNIVVTILRLPSAKERQKAFSTCSSHLIVLSLMYGSCVFIYVDPKQVDRLDSNKEATLVNTVVTPVLNPVIYTLRNKQVHQALRDTLSRVRWQK